DNA from Triticum aestivum cultivar Chinese Spring chromosome 7D, IWGSC CS RefSeq v2.1, whole genome shotgun sequence:
cttcttcttcttcttcttcttcttcttcttcttcttcttcttcttcttcttcttcttcttcttcttcttcttcttcttcttcttcttcttcttcttcttcttcttcttcttcttcttcttcttcttcttcttcttcttcttcttcttcttcttcttcttcttcttcttcttcttcttcttcttcttcttcttcttcttcttcttcttcttcttcttcttcttcttcttcttcttcttcttcttcttcttcttcttcttcttcttcttcttcttcttcttcttcttcttcttcttcttcttcttcttcttcttcttcttcttcttcttcttcttcttcttcttcttcttcttcttcttcttcttcttcttcttcttcttcttcttcttcttcttcttcttcttcttcttcttcttcttcttcttcttcttcttcttcttcttcttcttcttcttcttcttcttcttcttcttcttcttcttcttcttcttcttcttcttcttcttcttcttcttcttcttcttcttcttcttcttcttcttcttcttcttcttcttcttcttcttcttcttcttctttcttcttcttcttcttcttcttcttcttcttcttcttcttcttcttcttcttcttcttcttcttcttcttcttcttcttcttcttcttcttcttcttcttcttcttcttcttcttcttcttcttcttcttcttcttcttcttcttcttcttcttcttcttcttcttcttcttcttcttcttcttcttcttcttcttcttcttcttcttcttcttcttcttcttcttcttcttcttcttcttcttcttcttcttcttcttcttcttcttcttcttcttcttcttcttcttcttcttcttcttcttcttcttcttcttcttcttcttcttcttcttcttcttcttcttcttcttcttcttcttcttcttcttcttcttcttcttcttcttcttcttcttcttcttcttcttcttcttcttcttcttcttcttcttcttcttcttcttcttcttcttcttcttcttcttcttcttcttcttcttcttcttcttcttcttcttcttcttcttcttcttcttcttcttcttcttcttcttcttcttcttcttcttcttcttcttcttcttcttcttcttcttcttcttcttcttcttcttcttcttcttcttcttcttcttcttcttcttcttcttcttcttcttcttcttcttcttcttcttcttcttcttcttcttcttcttcttcttcttcttcttcttcttcttcttcttcttcttcttcttcttcttcttcttcttcttcttcttcttcttcttcttcttcttcttcttcttcttcttcttcttcttcttcttcttcttcttcttcttcttcttcttcttcttcttcttcttcttcttcttcttcttcttcttcttcttcttcttcttcttcttcttcttcttcttcttcttcttcttcttcttcttcttcttcttcttcttcttcttcttcttcttcttcttcttcttcttcttcttcttcttcttcttcttcttcttcttcttcttcttcttcttcttcttcttcttcttcttcttcttcttcttcttcttcttcttcttcttcttcttcttcttcttcttcttcttcttcttcttcttcttcttcttcttcttcttcttcttcttcttcttcttcttcttcttcttcttcttcttcttcttcttcttcttcttcttcttcttcttcttcttcttcttcttcttcttcttcttcttcttcttcttcttcttcttctttcttcttcttcttcttcttcttcttcttcttcttcttcttcttcttcttcttcttcttcttcttcttcttcttcttcttcttcttcttcttcttcttcttcttcttcttcttcttcttcttcttcttcttcttcttcttcttcttcttcttcttcttcttcttcttcttcttcttcttcttcttcttcttcttcttcttcttcttcttcttcttcttcttcttcttcttcttcttcttcttcttcttcttcttcttcttcttcttcttctttcttcttcttcttcttcttcttcttcttcttcttcttcttcttcttcttcttcttcttcttcttcttcttcttcttcttctt
Protein-coding regions in this window:
- the LOC123170386 gene encoding cilia- and flagella-associated protein 251-like: EEEEEEEEEEEEEEEEEEEEEEEEEEEEEEEEEEEEEEEEEEEEEEEEEEEEEEEEEEEEEEEEEEEEEEEEEEEEEEEEEEEEEEEEEEEEEEEEEEEEEEEEEEEEEEEEEEEEEEEEEEEEEEEEEEEEEEEEEEEEEEEEEEEEEEEEEEEEEEEEEEEEEEEEEEEEEEEEEEEEEEEEEEEEEEEEEEEEEEE